A genomic stretch from Musa acuminata AAA Group cultivar baxijiao unplaced genomic scaffold, Cavendish_Baxijiao_AAA HiC_scaffold_1138, whole genome shotgun sequence includes:
- the LOC103999789 gene encoding protein NRT1/ PTR FAMILY 5.6, with translation MEPAWDEKSRVEKSQDDEEKWVCDSSVDHKGRVPRRASTGCWKASLFIIAIEFGERLCYFGLATNLIIYLTRVLHQELKTAAKNVNYWSGVTSMMPLVGGFVADAYLGRFSTVLLSTLIYIGGLGLLTMSQMVPRLKPCDASGACGRSLRLHKVIFFVAMYLISGGTGGHKPSLESFGADQFDDNHAEERKQKMSYFNWWSFALCSGLTLGVTVIVYVQDAVSWWLADVVLTAVMCFCFVVFLAGRPFYRYRAPEGSPFTPMLQVVVAAMAKRHLPLPSDAAELYEVPKTLPLQSDKRLLCHTSKLRFLDKAAIVEHKDDEEAFATEKLNPWRLATVTQVEELKLILAMVPIWLTALPLGICISQTATFFIKQASTMNRSLGGSFEIPAASVYAFSAIAMIISVTFYDTILEPSLRRATGRERGISILKRIGIGFAFSVAAMVSAALVERKRLRVAEAEQSSVISMSVFWLVPQFMIMGFGDGFALVGLQEYFYDQVPDGMRSLGIGFYLSVFGVSNFLSSLLITVVDHITSRGEKGSWFAKDLIRSRLDCYYWLISAMSAVNLCGYVYIATRYSYKRVQRKVGVVNSPEADV, from the exons ATGGAGCCTGCGTGGGATGAGAAGAGCAGGGTGGAGAAGTCACAGGACGATGAGGAGAAGTGGGTGTGTGACTCCTCTGTGGATCACAAAGGAAGGGTTCCTCGCAGAGCCTCCACTGGATGTTGGAAGGCATCCCTGTTCATCATAG CGATTGAGTTCGGTGAGAGGCTGTGCTACTTCGGACTGGCCACAAATCTCATCATCTACCTCACCAGGGTGCTGCACCAGGAACTGAAGACGGCGGCCAAGAACGTCAATTACTGGAGCGGCGTCACCTCGATGATGCCCCTCGTTGGTGGATTCGTGGCCGATGCGTACTTGGGCAGATTCTCCACCGTTCTCCTCTCCACCCTCATCTACATCGGG GGTCTCGGCCTGTTAACCATGTCGCAGATGGTCCCGCGGCTGAAGCCATGCGACGCGAGCGGCGCCTGCGGCCGATCACTGCGACTCCACAAGGTCATCTTCTTCGTGGCCATGTACCTGATCTCGGGGGGCACCGGCGGCCACAAGCCGTCGCTCGAGAGCTTCGGCGCCGACCAGTTCGACGACAACCACGCGGAGGAGCGGAAGCAGAAGATGTCCTACTTCAACTGGTGGAGCTTCGCCCTCTGCAGCGGGCTGACGCTGGGGGTCACCGTCATCGTCTACGTCCAGGACGCCGTCAGCTGGTGGCTGGCAGACGTCGTGCTCACCGCCGTCATGTGCTTCTGCTTCGTGGTCTTCCTGGCGGGCAGGCCGTTCTACCGCTACCGAGCGCCGGAGGGCAGCCCATTCACGCCCATGCTGCAGGTTGTGGTGGCGGCCATGGCCAAAAGACACCTTCCTCTCCCTTCGGATGCTGCAGAACTCTACGAGGTTCCCAAAACGCTCCCGCTGCAGAGCGATAAGAGGCTCCTCTGTCACACTAGCAAACTAAG ATTTCTCGACAAAGCTGCCATCGTCGAGCACAAGGATGATGAGGAAGCCTTCGCCACGGAGAAGCTGAACCCATGGCGACTAGCGACGGTGACCCAAGTGGAGGAGCTGAAGCTAATACTGGCCATGGTGCCCATATGGCTAACCGCGCTACCCTTAGGCATCTGCATCAGCCAAACCGCCACCTTCTTCATCAAGCAAGCGAGCACCATGAACAGATCATTGGGCGGCAGCTTCGAGATCCCGGCCGCCTCGGTCTACGCCTTCAGCGCCATCGCCATGATCATCTCCGTCACCTTCTACGACACGATCCTGGAGCCCTCCCTGAGAAGAGCCACCGGGAGGGAGCGGGGCATCAGCATCCTCAAGAGGATCGGAATCGGCTTCGCGTTCTCCGTCGCCGCAATGGTCTCCGCCGCCCTGGTGGAAAGGAAGAGACTGCGTGTGGCGGAAGCGGAGCAAAGCAGCGTCATCTCCATGAGCGTCTTCTGGTTGGTGCCACAGTTCATGATCATGGGGTTCGGTGATGGGTTCGCACTGGTGGGCTTGCAGGAGTACTTCTACGATCAAGTCCCCGACGGCATGAGGAGCTTAGGGATCGGCTTCTACCTCAGCGTCTTCGGGGTGTCCAACTTCCTCAGCAGTCTCTTGATCACGGTGGTGGATCACATCACCTCCAGGGGAGAGAAGGGGAGTTGGTTCGCCAAGGACTTGATCAGGAGCCGCTTGGACTGCTACTACTGGTTGATTTCCGCCATGAGTGCGGTGAATCTGTGTGGCTACGTCTACATCGCGACGAGGTATTCGTACAAGAGAGTGCAGAGGAAGGTGGGCGTCGTTAATTCCCCTGAAGCGGATGTCTAA